A genomic stretch from Vibrio cortegadensis includes:
- a CDS encoding aldose epimerase family protein: MKLYRLENNSIQVDISPIGASIINFQVPDKNGHGVNIALGYDNETQYLSNGTYFGAVVGPIANRIDMGSFTLDGTTHQLTQNDGTNHLHGGKAEINNRYWEVIEHTNNRIQLSVTVNKGEGGYPCEINIQVTYILNDQNELEIRYSAVPKSRCPLNITQHVYFNLNGKGDILDHILHLDADTFLPVNENLIPEDIAPVENTPFDFSKATSIGANLNKPHSQIQIAGGFDHCWILNHKDYSMDVYSPASGIRLQAKTDLPGVQFYTGNFLNNEQGRDGDVYRRHAGLCLETQYFPNQANRDNAEECVFNKNKPFTSITIYKVSNH, translated from the coding sequence ATGAAACTTTATAGATTGGAAAATAATAGTATTCAAGTCGACATTTCACCAATTGGTGCCTCTATTATAAATTTCCAAGTTCCAGATAAAAATGGACACGGAGTTAACATTGCACTTGGATACGATAACGAAACACAATATCTATCAAATGGAACTTATTTTGGAGCAGTCGTCGGCCCTATAGCTAACCGAATAGATATGGGGAGCTTTACTCTTGATGGTACAACACATCAGCTTACTCAAAATGATGGCACGAATCACCTACATGGTGGCAAAGCTGAAATAAATAACCGATATTGGGAAGTTATCGAGCATACCAATAACCGCATCCAGCTTAGCGTGACAGTGAACAAAGGCGAGGGTGGCTATCCGTGCGAAATTAACATCCAGGTTACTTATATTCTTAACGACCAAAATGAATTAGAAATTCGTTATTCCGCAGTTCCAAAATCAAGATGTCCACTGAATATTACTCAACATGTGTACTTCAATCTTAATGGTAAAGGCGACATACTCGATCACATATTACATCTCGATGCTGATACTTTCTTACCCGTTAACGAAAATCTGATCCCCGAGGATATTGCCCCTGTTGAAAATACACCTTTTGATTTCAGTAAAGCTACTAGCATTGGGGCAAACCTCAACAAACCACATTCGCAAATTCAAATCGCAGGCGGGTTTGACCATTGCTGGATCTTAAACCATAAAGATTACAGTATGGATGTATATAGCCCTGCATCTGGGATTCGCCTCCAGGCAAAAACAGATTTACCTGGAGTTCAATTTTATACTGGTAACTTCTTAAATAATGAGCAAGGTCGTGATGGAGATGTGTATAGACGCCACGCTGGTTTATGCCTAGAAACACAGTATTTCCCAAACCAAGCTAATAGGGATAATGCAGAGGAATGTGTTTTCAACAAAAATAAGCCATTTACTTCAATTACTATTTATAAAGTCTCTAATCATTAA
- a CDS encoding XylR family transcriptional regulator, which produces MKTYKIALLFNANKVYDRDVISGIGEYIHSSNVKWDVYMEDEFVVSKDVVMNWNGDGIIADFDDIQLSEIVSIKKIPVVGIGSSYQDETQYPDIPYVATDNNTVVRSAFEHLRDKGITEFAFYGLPNVEEKRWAMERESIFKKIMNEGSHKHWVYRGEKTSCNTWEYGMHRLSHWLKSLPQGTGIIAVTDSRARHLLQACDNADIVVPDHLSIIGVDNERVAQYLTRVSLSSVGHDCKEMGIEAARMLHTILEGKPLKQKRVIVPSKRLHARESTDYRAVKDPNVIKAMHFIRTNIKNGIKVYHVLDALRVSRTSLESKFKEELGYTIHHEIHQTRLKLACSILENTELPINEIYSMCGYPSLQYMYSVFSKTLQTTPKEYRETKTNETL; this is translated from the coding sequence ATGAAAACCTACAAAATAGCACTTTTATTCAATGCAAATAAAGTTTACGACCGTGACGTTATCAGTGGTATTGGTGAGTACATTCACTCATCCAATGTCAAGTGGGATGTCTATATGGAAGATGAATTTGTTGTATCAAAAGATGTTGTTATGAACTGGAATGGTGACGGCATTATTGCTGATTTTGATGATATACAGTTATCTGAAATTGTATCGATAAAAAAGATCCCTGTAGTTGGGATTGGAAGTTCGTACCAAGATGAAACACAATACCCAGACATTCCGTATGTCGCTACAGATAACAACACAGTTGTAAGAAGTGCATTCGAGCATCTCAGAGATAAGGGAATCACTGAATTTGCGTTCTATGGCCTACCCAATGTAGAAGAAAAGCGTTGGGCTATGGAAAGAGAGTCAATTTTTAAAAAAATAATGAATGAAGGTAGTCATAAACATTGGGTATACAGAGGTGAGAAAACCTCCTGCAATACTTGGGAGTATGGTATGCACCGTTTGTCTCATTGGTTAAAATCATTACCTCAAGGTACTGGGATTATTGCAGTAACCGATTCTAGAGCTCGTCATTTATTACAAGCATGTGACAATGCCGACATCGTCGTTCCTGATCATTTATCAATTATTGGTGTGGATAATGAACGTGTCGCTCAATACCTTACTCGAGTATCACTCAGTTCTGTTGGCCATGATTGCAAAGAGATGGGAATAGAAGCAGCAAGAATGCTACATACTATTCTTGAAGGAAAGCCTCTCAAACAAAAACGAGTCATAGTTCCATCCAAGCGGCTCCATGCGCGTGAAAGTACGGATTACCGAGCGGTAAAAGATCCAAACGTTATCAAAGCTATGCACTTCATTCGGACCAATATTAAAAACGGTATCAAGGTATATCATGTCTTAGATGCACTTCGTGTCTCTCGAACTAGTTTAGAGTCAAAATTTAAAGAAGAGTTAGGCTATACCATCCATCATGAAATACATCAAACAAGACTAAAATTAGCTTGTTCGATTCTTGAAAATACCGAACTACCAATTAATGAAATATATAGTATGTGTGGTTACCCATCGCTGCAGTATATGTATTCTGTTTTTTCAAAAACGCTACAAACAACCCCAAAAGAATATAGAGAGACCAAAACAAATGAAACTTTATAG
- a CDS encoding glycoside hydrolase family 2 protein: MDKVKQKIRMLIAAAYIISILLIILGNNLEGYLSLAVFVFSAIPTFVAILLTTIGLLAKYHPVLLSKMFNKFVQRGELPEVKHPEKQSDDWNKWLSEQSINGWKVTIPENHKTPWTDEVTPDNVLPEYPRPQLARERWMNLNGLWQFNVLPKEKSINDLFPGQILVPYPVESYLSGVGRPIYGGERIWYRRTFTIPKDWNGERIILNFGAVDWQAKVLVNGQFQVEHTGGYTPFSADITDAISYTSENEIVVIVYDPTDSNEREDEARQKGKQTLCPNDISYTASSGIWQTVWLEPASACRINSVIANANVEGGYAVIQAKTNVKLPGIKTRITSINDGRIFTGDVNTPITVTVENKQLWTPENPFLYSIKVELLEDDKVIDSVNSYFALREVGKQRINGDVVLTLNGEPVFHHGPLDQGFWPDGLYTHSSDKALSFDIEQIKSMGFNISRKHIKVECARWYYHADRLGLMVWQDMPSAGSFTSGSYSMWLDYIQHLAPFGVKHVAVRDNDYKGWKRTENSKAQYYKELEEMMDNLSAFPSVVCWIPFNENWGQFDAIAATDFVKNKDATRLINNVSGEQDQGVGDIFDCHIYMQDLWLPKDPSNYRANVIGEYGGKTWKVQEEAWIDGKIFSYGETSSIEDFREQYKTLMMNEVKPLINKGLAATVYTQITDVESEINGLITYNRKVVKVIPHVMKETHDELNRAFEKRLGQ; the protein is encoded by the coding sequence ATGGATAAAGTCAAACAAAAAATAAGAATGTTAATAGCTGCAGCTTACATAATTTCTATTCTTCTCATCATTTTAGGCAATAACTTAGAAGGTTATTTGTCTCTAGCTGTATTTGTTTTTTCAGCTATACCAACTTTTGTCGCTATATTGTTAACCACCATTGGTTTGTTAGCGAAGTATCACCCCGTATTATTATCAAAAATGTTCAATAAATTTGTGCAGCGTGGTGAATTACCTGAAGTTAAACATCCAGAAAAACAATCAGACGACTGGAATAAATGGCTTTCTGAGCAATCAATTAATGGCTGGAAAGTCACGATTCCTGAGAATCATAAGACACCTTGGACAGACGAAGTCACGCCCGATAATGTGTTACCCGAATACCCTCGCCCACAGCTCGCTCGTGAGCGATGGATGAATCTAAATGGGTTATGGCAATTCAATGTTCTCCCGAAAGAAAAAAGCATCAATGATCTATTTCCAGGACAAATTCTTGTTCCATATCCTGTGGAATCATACCTTTCAGGTGTAGGACGCCCAATCTATGGTGGTGAGAGAATCTGGTACCGACGTACGTTTACCATACCTAAAGACTGGAACGGTGAGCGTATCATCCTTAATTTTGGTGCGGTCGACTGGCAAGCAAAAGTATTGGTCAATGGTCAATTCCAAGTAGAGCACACTGGTGGTTACACCCCATTCTCTGCTGATATTACTGATGCAATAAGTTACACCAGTGAAAATGAGATTGTGGTCATTGTCTACGACCCAACAGATTCAAATGAAAGAGAAGATGAAGCTCGTCAAAAAGGTAAACAAACTCTTTGTCCAAATGACATATCGTATACTGCAAGCTCTGGTATTTGGCAAACAGTGTGGCTAGAACCGGCCTCAGCTTGTCGAATAAATAGCGTCATTGCTAACGCTAATGTTGAAGGAGGCTATGCTGTCATTCAAGCAAAAACGAACGTTAAGTTACCTGGTATCAAAACGCGTATCACATCTATAAACGATGGTCGTATATTTACAGGTGACGTGAACACTCCGATAACAGTTACGGTAGAAAATAAACAACTTTGGACCCCAGAGAACCCTTTCTTATATTCGATTAAAGTAGAACTGCTCGAAGATGATAAAGTTATTGACAGCGTAAACAGCTATTTCGCTCTTCGTGAAGTTGGCAAACAGCGCATTAATGGTGATGTCGTACTGACTCTCAATGGCGAACCTGTTTTCCATCATGGTCCATTAGACCAAGGCTTCTGGCCTGATGGCTTATACACACACTCATCAGATAAAGCTCTATCCTTCGACATTGAGCAAATAAAATCTATGGGCTTTAATATTTCTCGTAAACACATAAAAGTTGAATGTGCACGATGGTACTACCATGCAGACCGTTTGGGGTTAATGGTTTGGCAAGACATGCCAAGTGCAGGTAGTTTTACATCTGGTTCATATTCAATGTGGTTAGATTACATTCAGCACCTAGCACCGTTTGGCGTTAAACACGTTGCAGTTCGTGACAACGACTACAAGGGCTGGAAGCGTACAGAGAACTCTAAAGCTCAATACTATAAAGAGCTTGAAGAAATGATGGATAATCTTTCAGCATTCCCATCTGTCGTCTGTTGGATTCCATTTAACGAAAATTGGGGGCAATTTGATGCTATCGCAGCTACCGATTTCGTAAAAAATAAAGATGCAACTCGCCTGATTAACAACGTTTCAGGTGAACAAGACCAAGGTGTAGGTGATATTTTCGATTGCCATATTTACATGCAAGATCTGTGGCTACCAAAAGATCCATCAAACTACCGCGCTAATGTTATTGGTGAATACGGCGGTAAAACGTGGAAAGTACAGGAAGAAGCCTGGATCGATGGGAAAATCTTCAGCTATGGAGAGACATCTTCAATTGAAGACTTCCGAGAACAATATAAAACCCTAATGATGAACGAGGTAAAGCCACTAATAAATAAAGGCTTAGCCGCAACGGTCTACACACAAATCACAGATGTTGAAAGTGAAATTAATGGCCTTATTACTTACAACCGTAAAGTTGTAAAAGTAATACCTCATGTAATGAAAGAAACACATGATGAACTAAATCGAGCCTTTGAGAAACGTTTAGGTCAATAA
- a CDS encoding type I secretion system permease/ATPase has translation MQDPLLNSLIYVSRYYGLANSPEALINGLPLTDGRLTPFLFPRSAERAGLVAKENRSKLLDIPLLILPAVLLLKNGGACVLININKETQEAEVITHESGMIPVNLPLAELEEQYTERYFLVKKQFRYDERSPEVLKTREGHWFWSTLWESRNIYRDVLIASILINMFAIAAPMFTRIVYDKVVPNLAFETLWVLASGIFVIFTFDLCLKLLRSYFIDVAGKKSDILISSKLFSKVMGIRMESKPPSVGAFARHLQEFESIREFFTSATMSSLIDLPFALLFLGLIWLMAGNLVLVPIVGVVILIIHSLLIQGPLKKTIEEGSRLASQKYANLIESLAGLETVKILSAQSQFQYRWEEAVAHMANWNIKSRRLTDSIQNAAGFVQQSTNVGMIILGVYLIAEGELTMGGLIAATMLSGRAIGPLVQLSLLSTRYNQAKSSMTIIEQVMSMPDEQEEGKRYIHRPVIQGKIELDNVTFHYPDSPVASIRGLSLTITPGEKVAIIGRIGSGKTTLERLIMGLYKPTEGHVRIDETDIEQLHHVDVRRNIGCVPQDSNLFFGSIRDNITLGRTLVDDRDVMDAANRAGVTVFTQQDPAGLERQVGEGGLQLSGGQRQAVAIARAFLGRPPILLLDEPTSAMDNRSEMHIKHQLSQLMPSETLILITHKTSMLDIVDRVIVMEKGNIIADGPKTQVLADLKRGKVKAAS, from the coding sequence ATGCAAGATCCGCTACTCAATTCGCTTATCTATGTTAGCCGTTATTACGGACTAGCGAATTCACCTGAAGCGCTAATCAATGGCCTACCGCTAACAGACGGAAGGTTAACGCCTTTCCTATTTCCGCGTTCAGCAGAACGCGCAGGCCTAGTAGCAAAAGAAAACCGGTCCAAACTATTGGACATTCCTCTTCTCATTCTTCCTGCTGTTCTACTTCTCAAGAACGGTGGAGCGTGTGTGCTCATCAATATAAACAAAGAGACGCAGGAAGCGGAGGTGATCACCCATGAATCTGGCATGATCCCCGTGAACTTGCCTTTGGCTGAACTTGAAGAGCAATACACTGAACGGTACTTTCTAGTAAAAAAACAGTTTCGTTATGATGAACGTTCGCCGGAAGTACTCAAAACTAGAGAAGGTCACTGGTTTTGGAGTACGTTATGGGAATCACGCAACATTTACCGTGATGTATTGATCGCTTCAATCTTAATCAATATGTTTGCGATAGCCGCTCCTATGTTCACACGAATAGTGTATGACAAAGTCGTCCCTAATCTTGCATTTGAAACCTTGTGGGTACTCGCGAGTGGTATTTTTGTCATATTCACTTTTGATTTGTGCTTAAAGTTACTCAGAAGTTACTTCATTGATGTTGCAGGTAAAAAGTCGGACATTCTGATTTCATCCAAACTATTCAGTAAAGTGATGGGGATCCGCATGGAGTCAAAACCTCCATCCGTTGGGGCTTTCGCTCGCCATCTACAAGAATTTGAATCCATTCGTGAATTTTTCACATCAGCGACGATGTCATCGTTGATCGACTTGCCCTTTGCTCTGCTATTTTTAGGCTTAATCTGGCTGATGGCTGGCAATTTAGTATTAGTACCCATCGTTGGTGTGGTCATCTTAATTATCCACTCTTTACTGATCCAAGGCCCGCTGAAGAAAACCATTGAAGAGGGATCCCGACTTGCCTCACAGAAGTACGCCAATTTAATAGAAAGCTTGGCAGGGTTAGAAACGGTTAAAATTCTTAGTGCGCAGAGCCAGTTTCAGTACCGCTGGGAAGAAGCCGTCGCTCATATGGCGAACTGGAATATTAAAAGCCGTCGCTTAACCGACAGCATCCAAAATGCCGCTGGGTTTGTTCAACAAAGCACAAATGTGGGAATGATTATCTTAGGTGTCTACCTCATTGCTGAAGGCGAACTGACAATGGGTGGGCTGATTGCAGCAACCATGTTAAGCGGCCGTGCCATTGGCCCACTGGTTCAACTATCCCTACTATCAACGCGATACAACCAAGCTAAATCGTCAATGACCATCATTGAACAAGTGATGTCCATGCCTGATGAACAAGAAGAAGGAAAACGCTACATTCATCGTCCAGTCATTCAAGGGAAAATCGAACTCGATAATGTTACTTTCCATTACCCTGACTCGCCAGTCGCATCCATTCGCGGGCTCTCCTTAACCATTACCCCAGGAGAAAAGGTCGCCATCATTGGCAGAATAGGCTCAGGAAAAACAACGCTAGAACGCTTGATTATGGGCCTGTATAAGCCAACAGAGGGTCATGTAAGGATTGATGAGACCGATATTGAGCAACTTCATCACGTAGATGTCAGACGCAATATAGGCTGTGTTCCACAAGACAGTAATCTATTCTTCGGCTCGATTCGAGATAACATTACTTTAGGCCGAACATTAGTGGACGATCGCGATGTAATGGATGCCGCTAACCGAGCTGGGGTCACGGTATTTACTCAACAAGACCCTGCGGGTTTAGAGCGACAAGTTGGCGAAGGCGGTTTGCAATTATCAGGAGGCCAGCGACAAGCCGTTGCCATTGCGAGAGCATTTTTAGGACGACCACCAATTTTGCTATTGGATGAGCCCACAAGTGCCATGGATAACCGCTCTGAAATGCATATCAAGCACCAGTTGAGCCAATTAATGCCAAGTGAGACATTAATCCTAATTACGCATAAAACTTCAATGTTAGATATTGTCGACCGCGTTATTGTTATGGAAAAAGGCAACATCATTGCCGATGGACCAAAAACGCAAGTATTAGCTGATTTGAAGAGAGGGAAAGTAAAAGCAGCGAGTTAA
- a CDS encoding YtfJ family protein, with protein MNKKFLVIAAMAAMTSGLSNAHILEEGQALPSVTVDSSGIATLMNGAVEYKEWSTDEFKNGVIIAQAARPVAAEMLPEGFADKVKASGEQGVVILNSDDAPFGAGMFISNVVEEGKIAAPKSQTVVDEDGVVAEEWELEEASSIVIAIQDGKVAFINEGELSPEQASKALSFIK; from the coding sequence GTGAATAAAAAATTTTTAGTAATAGCTGCAATGGCAGCAATGACATCTGGTTTAAGCAATGCACACATCCTTGAAGAAGGTCAAGCGCTACCTTCAGTAACCGTTGATTCCAGTGGTATTGCAACACTTATGAATGGTGCGGTTGAATACAAGGAATGGTCTACAGATGAGTTTAAAAACGGCGTTATTATCGCCCAAGCAGCCCGTCCTGTTGCAGCTGAAATGCTGCCAGAAGGCTTTGCAGACAAAGTAAAAGCTTCTGGAGAACAAGGCGTGGTTATTCTAAACTCTGATGACGCCCCATTTGGTGCAGGTATGTTCATCAGCAATGTTGTAGAAGAAGGTAAGATTGCCGCTCCTAAATCTCAAACAGTTGTTGATGAAGACGGCGTTGTAGCAGAAGAGTGGGAGCTTGAAGAAGCAAGTAGTATTGTTATTGCTATTCAAGATGGTAAAGTCGCTTTTATCAATGAGGGAGAGCTATCTCCAGAACAAGCGAGTAAAGCTCTCAGCTTCATCAAGTAA